AAAGCCCGGCTCCGCGGCTGCCGCCGCTGGTCTTGGGGGCTGCTCCTGTGGGGCGCGCTGGTCCTGACAACGGCCACCGTCCTTCGTTATTTTGACACTCGGCCGCCGGCAGAAGTCCAGCCGGAGGCTTACGAAATGCATGACGGGATCATTCAAATTGAGCTTGCTAAGGTTTCTGACGGCCACCTTCACAAGTTCTCATACGTCACGCCGAACGGCTATGACGTACGCTTCCTCGTCGTGAAGAAGCCTGCCGGCAACGCTTACGGCGTCGGATTGGACGCCTGCGAGATCTGCGGCATCGCCGGCTACTTTGAGCGGGGCGACGAAGTGATCTGCCGCCGGTGCGACGTGGTCATGAACAAGAACACAATCGGTTTTAAGGGCGGCTGCAACCCAATTCCTTTCCCCTATGACGTCAACTCGGGCCGGATCTACATCGACGTGAAGGAACTCGAGCGTCAAGAGAAGCGATTCAGATAGGAGGCGAGAGCTGATGTTCTGGAGAATGATTATGCAGACGCTGATCCGTCAAAAGAGCAAAATGCTGATGATCGCCTTCACTGTCGTCCTCGGCGTGTCACTGTCGACGGCCATGATGGACGTGATGCTCGGCGTTGGCGATAAGGTCAACCGAGAGCTGAAGGTCTACGGCGCCAACATCACGGTGCGCCACAAGGACGCCGCTCTGATGAACGACCTTTACGGGCTCCACGAGGGGCTCGGCGTGACGGATAAGTTCCTTTACGAAGAGGACGTCCTGAAGCTGAAGACGATCTTCTGGGGCTTCAACATCATCGACTTTGCCCCGCTTCTGACAGGCCGGGCCGACGTGGACGGCGCCGGAGAGGTTTCGGTCATCGGGACGTGGATGGAAAAGCACGCCCAGCTGAACACAGGCGAAGAGGTCAACACAGGCCTGCGCCCGCTGCGCAACTGGTGGCAGATTAGCCTGAAAGGCGACTGGATCGGCGAAAAAGACGACGGATTCGTCATGCTCGGCAGCGCCTTGGCCGCCCGGCTGAAAGCCGACGTCGGGTCAACGCTGACTTTAGTCAATAACGGCGTGACCAAGAAGGTCACGGTCAAGGGGATCTTCACCGACGGCGGGCCGGCAGACGGCCGGGTCTTCGGCACGCTCAAAATGGTTCAGGAGCTGATGAACCTTCCGGGCAAGGTCTCAAGCATTGAGGTTTCCGCTCTCACCACGCCAGACAACGACTTGGCCCGCAAGGCCTCTCAGGATTTCAAGAGCCTGACGCCTGAAGAGTACGAAACGTGGTACTGCACCGCCTACGTCAGCGCCATATGCCATCAGATTCAGGAAGTCATCCGCGACGGCGTGGCCCGCCCGGTTCGGCAGGTCGCCGAGTCAGAAGGGACGATCCTCAACAAGACGACGCTGCTGATGATCCTGATCACGATCCTCAGCGCCATCGGTTCGGCGCTGGCCATTTCCAACCTGATAACCGCCAGCGTGATCGAGCGAAGTCAGGAACTTGGCCTGCTGAAGGCCCTTGGAGCGCATAACTACCAGATCGTCCTGCTGGTGCTCGCTGAGGTCATGCTGACCAACTTATTCGGCGGCGTGGTAGGTTACGGGCTCGGAATCGGCTTCGCTCAGATCATCGGGCAGACCGTGTTCGGCTCCTACATCGAGATCGCCCAGATGGTCGTTGTGATTGTGGCTGTGATCCTCTTCTTTGTTACGCTGTTCGGCAGTATTCCGGCGATTCGCTATCTGCTGAACCTGAAACCTACGGAGGTCCTCCATGGCAAATAGAAGACAGAAGATGTACCTCAAGATGGTGACCAGTTCGCTGATCCGACGCGCCTCCCGGCTGATTATCGCCGTGCTGGCCATCGCCATCGGCGCCACCATCCTGTCAGGCCTGGTGACGATCTACTACGATATTCCCCGTCAGCTGGGACGCGAGTTCCGATCATATGGCGCCAACCTGCTGATCCTCCCGAAGGGCGATACCAAAATAAGCCGTGATGATCTCGTGCAGCTTCGCAGCCTGATCGGCAGCGACCGTATCGTGGGAATGGCGCCCTACCGCTATCAGACGGTGAAAATCAACGAACACCCCTATATCATCGCCGGCACAGACCTGCCGGAGGCAAAGAAAAATAGCCCGTTCTGGTACGTCGAAGGCTCTTGGGGAAATGCCGACGAGCCTGACAAGGTCATGGTCGGCAAGGAAATTGCCAAAACGCTGAACCTGTCGCTAGGCGATACCTTTACCGTGCTGGGAGTGAAGTACGGCAAGCACGCTGAGGCGTCGGGCCAGAACCTTTCCGCCGTGGAGAACCAGGAACGCGACGAGGGCGACCAGAACTTCTCCAAGAAGCTGTCCGTCTGCGGCATCGTCACCACCGGCGGCGCTGAAGAGGGCTTCATCTTCGCCGACGTCAACATGCTCGACAGCCTGATCGGCGACAGCTTTCACGGCGACGTGGTTGAGTGCAGCGTCGTCGCCGACGGCGAACAGATGGAGAAGCTCACTGGGACGCTGCAGGCAAAGATGTCTGACATTCAGCCCCGCTCGGTGCGGCGCTTGACCCAATCGCAGGATATCGTGCTGGGCAAGCTGCAGGCTTTGGTGCTGCTTGTCACCGTCGTCGTCCTGATTATCACCATGATCTCGGTCTACACGACCATGATGGCCATGGTGGCCGAGCGGCGGCGCGAAATCGCCTTAAAGAAAGCTCTCGGAGCTGAGAACCGGCTCGTCATGGGCGAACTGCTCGGCGAGGGCGCCTTTTTAGGCCTGATCGGCAGCGCCTTCGGCGTGTTCCTCGGGTTTGAATTTGCCCAGCGCGTCAGCCTGAACGTCTTCGGCCGGGCCATTAACTTCCCGTGGCCTATCATCCCCATTACCATCGCTGTCTTCATCGCGATCACCGTGCTCGCCTCAATCCTTCCCGTGCGCCGGGTAATGGACATTCACCCTGCCATTGTGCTCAGAGGAGAATAAAAGTGGCTACGATTCTTGAAATGAAGAACGTCTCAAAGATTTACGGCGACCTGCACGCCCTGTCGCACATCAACCTGAACGTGAACGAGGGCGACTGGGTGTCCATCATGGGGCCGTCCGGCTCGGGCAAGACGACCATGCTCAACATCATCGGCTGCATGGACACGCCCTCGGAAGGAAGCGTGGTTCTTGACGGCGTCGACATCAGCCGCGAGAACGCCAACAACCTGACCAAGATCCGCCGGGACAAGATAGGCCTGATCTTCCAGCAGTTCCACCTGATCAGCTACCTGTCCGCGCTGGAAAACGTCATGGTCGCTCAGTACTACCACAGCATGCCCGACAAGGACGAGGCCATGGAAGTGCTTGAGAAGGTCGGCCTTGGCCGCCGGGCTCATCACCTGCCCGCTCAGCTTTCGGGCGGCGAGCAGCAGCGCGTCTGCATCGCCCGCGCCCTGATCAACTCGCCTCGGCTGCTCCTCGGCGACGAGCCGACGGGCAACTTGGACGAGGAGAACGAGCGCATGGTGGTCGACATTTTCCGCCGCCTGCACAGCGAAGGAGCCACCATCATCGTGGTCACCCACGACCCGGAAGTGGGCGACGTGGCTCAGCGCAAGATCGTCCTCGAATACGGCAAAATTGTGCAGGACATAGACCAGCGCGCCAACTTCAGCGGCGTACTCAAAGTTTAGGAGGCCCAGCATGAAAAAAGTTTGGATTTCCATCGTCGCTTTGGTCGTAGTCCTCGCCGTTGTCTTCGCCCTGAAGGGGGGCATTTCCGGCAAAACCTACCGGGACGGCACCTACGAGGGCGCGTACGAGTCAAGCGACGGGCAGCGCACCAGCGTCACGCTGACCATTAAGGACAACAAAATCGTCGACTGCAAGCTGGACGCCCGCGACGCCTTGGGCAACGTCAAAGACGAGAACTACGGCAAGGGCGGGACGGCCGAGGATTTCCGGCGAGCCCAGCTTTCCGTGCGGGAGATGAAGAAATACCCCGACATGCTGCTCGAAACGCAGGATATCGACAAGATGGACGCCCTTTCCGGCGCGACGGTCACCTTTAAGGCGATGCAGATTGCGGTCCACGAGGCGCTGAAAAAGGCGAGGTAGGGCGTGAAGGATTTTATTTGTTTGGTCCGCAGGACGTTGCTCGAATGACCGCGGCCCTTGGAATTTTCAGCATCGCAAAAAAGAACATTCGGCGGCGGCCTTGGCGGAGTTTCTGCCTGACGGCGACCGTTCTGCTCCTCTCCTGCTTCCTCTTCGCGGGGACAGCGCTGACAGTCAGCCTTGCCCGCGGCGCCCAGAGCATGGGCGACCGCCTTGGAGCGGACATTATGGTCGTCCCAGCCGGCTTTGACCCGCATATCGACGATATTATCCTTTCGGGCAGGCCGTCGAGTTTTTACCTTCCTCACGACGTCATGGAACGGCTGAGCGCGATAGAAGGCATCGACCGGATGACGCCGCAGACGTTTCTTGCGACGCTCCGGGCTTCGTGCTGCTCCTACCCGCTCCAGCTGGTCGGCATCGACTACCAGACGGACTTTCTCATCAAGCCGTGGCTGAACGAGACGCTGCGGCGGGACCTGAAAAAGGGCGAGGCCATCCTTGGACACCGCGTTTCGGGCGAGCCGGGCGACACGCTCCACTTCTTCGGCGTCGACTTGAAAATCGCCGGCCGCCTGGAACAGACCGGCATGGGGTTCGACGCCACCGTCTTCATGACCCGCGAGACCATCGCGGACTTAGCAAAGGCGGCGGAGAAAATTTTTCAGCACCCGCTCAGCAAGGACGGCAGCCTGATTTCTACCGTCATGCTGAAGCTTCGGCCGGGGTACGACTCGGTCGCCGTGGCGCAGAAAATCAACGCCCAGCTGAACGACAGCGATATTTTCGCGCTGTTCAGCAAGAAGTTCGTGAACAGCATTACATCGTCGCTCACGCTGGTGTCGTGGATGATCCGCGGAGCCGTCGGCCTGATCTGGCTTCTAGCAGTGTTTATCATCGCGCTGCTCTTCTCCGTGACGGTCAACGAGCGAAAAACTGAGTTGGGCGTGCTTCGGGCCATCGGTGCGAGCAGGGGCAAACTGCTGCGGCTGGTACTGGCCGAAGCCTTTTTGATCAGCTTTTACGGCGCGACGACCGGCGCGGCTCTCGGCGCTTTGATCGTTGCCCTCGTCAGTCCAGCTGTGACGGCGGCGCTGAAACTGCCGTTCCTTCTGCCGTCCTTCGGCTCTTTAGCCGTCTTGCTTCTCGGCGCGGTCGCCGCGTCGGTGCTCACCGGCGTTTTCGGGGCAACTTTTTCCGCGCGCCAAGCCGCCAAGACGGACATTTACGAGACGCTTCGATCGTGATTCGCCAATCGAAGTGACTCCCTTTTTAACAAACAGCAACAAACCAAATCAAAACAAATAAAAACAATGCTTCGTTTTAATGGAAACGAGCCGATTTGCGTCAGCTCGCGCCGCTGCTGATTTTGCCGCGGCGCCTACGCGTTCCGGCGGGAATTTATTGGTGAAAAGAGGCGCCTGACGGACGAGGGGTCCTAAAAGTTACGACAGGGCGCCGCAAGACAGAGAGGGCTGTCCTTGCTTACAATGATGCTAAACGTTTCTTCTTTCAGCCAGCGCGCTGAAAATATCTCTCTCTTCTGAGGAGGATGGTTCAAATGCACAAGAAGCTCTCTCTGCTCCTTCTGGTTCTCGGAGTGATCCTCGCTTTGGCCTCGTTCGTCCTGTTCCCCATCTGCTCCAAGCTGATGGCTAACGGCGGGCACATGAAATGCTGGTATTCGGGGATCTTCGTCACCGTCATGGGCGGAGTTGTCGTCCTGTCGTCGCTGATCTCTTTGACCGGCCGCCTTCTGCCGCTGTGGTACATCGTTTCCGGCGCAGCCGCTTTGCTGTGCTGGCTGGTGCCGAGAGGGATCGTCAAAGTCGCCGGCGACGGCTGGGCCTGCGGCCTCTGCGGGAACCCCGAAATGGCCTGCCATGCGACCGCCGTTAAAGTGGACTGGATCGCCGGGGCAATCGTCCTCTTCTGCGTCATCGGGCTCCTGACCAGCTTTGTCCGCGGCAATCGGTAATATGATTCGGCTTACTCCCTTGGGGATCGCCCTGAAAAACATCCGGCGATCCCCTCGGCGTAGCCTGTGCCTGATTTTAACGGTACTGCTTCTGAGTTTCTTTATGTTCGCCGGATCTGTCGCGTTTTTCGCCATGTCCGACGGCATGAAGAGCGTGTCAGATCGGCTTGGCGCCGACCTGATCGTCGTTCCTATGGACTACACCGCCAAGGTTGAGAACTTGCTTCTCACCGGGGCTCCGAGCACGTTTTTCCTTCCTAAGGACGCAGAAGAACAGCTGAAACGTTTTAGCGACGTCATCGAAGCCTCGACGCCGCAGGTTTTCTTGGCCACTCTCAGCGCGTCCTGCTGTGCCTCCCCGCTTCAACTGATGGGAATTGACAGCAAGACTGACTTTCTCATCAAGCCGTGGCTCGTCTCCTCCACATCCCGAGAGCTGGAGGACGGGCAAATTATCGTTGGCAACAACGTCAACGCGGAAACAGGCGGCACGCTGAAGTTCTTTAACCGCCCCTACACGGTGGCCGGCAAGCTCGCCAAAACCGGCATGGGCTTTGACGACTCGGTCTTTATGACCCGGAATACGCTCTGTCAGGCTGCCGTTGACGCCAGTTTCCTGCTCAACTCGCCGTTGGCAAAGGATAAGTCGCTGGTATCCGCCGTGATGGTCCGCCTCAAGCCGGGACAAGACGCCGCTGACCTCGCTATGGACATGAACCGAGCCCTGAACCGCGGCGGCCTGTACATCATGTGCAGCCACAGCTTCATCAATGGCATGAGTGTGACGCTTCGGGGCGCGGCCAAATTCGCCCTGTGGGGCGGCGCGATTCTCTGGCTTTTGGCTGCCTGCGTGATCTCGCTGCTCTTTTCAGTCAGCCTGAACGAGCGCCGCTCTGAAATGGCCATGCTGCGGACCGTCGGTGCCAGCAGCAGCCAGCTGACCTGCATGATTTTGGACGAAGTGCTGATTTTGTGCCTTGAAGGAGCCGTTTTAGGTCTTTTGCTCGGCGCTTTTGCGGCCACCCTGAGCGCGCCGCGTGCCGCAGAGGCCCTCAAACTGCCTTTTTTGCTGCCCCAGCTCAGCGTCCTCCTATTGATCGCGGGAGCGACCGTGCTCCTTTCGGTTTTGACCGGACTGCTTGCAGCGTACCGCGCTGCCCGGCGAGTCAGCAAAGCCGATATTTACTCTACGCTGAGGGGGAACTAAATTGACGCCTATACTGAATCTGAAGGATCTGTGCAAGGAATACACCCGCGGCGGAGGGAAGTTTTTTGCCGTCGACCACGTCTCGCTGACCGTCGAGCCCGGCGACTACGTGAACATCATCGGCCGTTCCGGCGGCGGCAAGTCGACGCTGCTGAACATCGCGGCGGGGATGCTTGCCGCCAGTTCCGGCACGGTAGAGCTGAACGGCGTGAGCCTTGCGGGCAAGAAGGACGCAGAGCTTTCCAGAATCCGCAACGAGCAGATTGGATTTATCCCCCAAGGCGCCTCCGCCCTGCCCAACCTGACCGTGCTGGAAAACGTGCTCCTTCCCTTTTGTCTCTACCCGCGGGGCGGCGACGGAGAAGGCTCGGCCCGACTGCTTCTGGAGCGTTTCGGTATTGAGAACATGGCCGATGCCTACCCGAGCGAGCTTTCCGGCGGCGAGTTGCGGCGCGCGCTCATTGCCCGCGCGTTGGTCAACCACCCGCAGCTCCTCATCGCCGACGAACCCACGTCCGACTTGGACGTCGAGTCGACTCAAGGCATCATGGAAGAGTTTTCCCGGCTGAACGCCGAGGGCATGACGATCCTGATCGTCTCCCACGACTTGGACACGCTGCGGTACGGCAAGCGCGTCTACAGCATGTCCGAGGGAAAACTGACCGAGGGCAACCTGTTCGCACCGCTCTCCAACTAGACAAAATAACAATTAGACAAATAACAAAGGCGCTGCTCAAAAAATGATATGCTCCCCCCAAGTAGGACAGGGAAATATAAAACCTACTTGGGGGGTATTTCTATGCCCAGAAAAAGCAAGATAGACTCAGCTTTGAAAATATCTCTAGTTGAAAGCTATCTCCGAGACGAAATCAGCTGCACAGAAGCGACAAGGCAAGCGGGGCTTAGGGGCCGCGCATCGTTTAGGAGTTGGGTCCGGATTTACCAAAATGAAGGTCCCGGAGGATTGCTCGCTCAATCGAGAAACAGACATTATTCACAGGAGCTGAAATTGGCTGCCGTTCATGCCTATCTGAGCGGAGAAGGATCCTTAACGGAGACGGCGTATCGCTATGGCTTACGGTCAAAAGCTCAACTTCAAAGCTGGATACAGGCATATACTACTCATGGATGGATCCAATCGCGCACAAGCGGAGGAGGCAGCTCCATGAGAAAAGCCAGACAGACAACCCAGGAAGAACGCCTTGAAATCGTACGGTACTGCCTTGCTAAGGATAATAATTATGGAGCGACGGCGCTGAAATATAACTGTTCCTATCAGCAGGTGCGCAACTGGGTGCTCCGTTATGAGAGCATGGGCCCCGCCGGCCTTGAAGACCGTCGTGGACGGCGGATTGGAACCCTGCCAGCCCGGACACCAGAGGAAAAGCAGCGCCACAGGATTGCAGAACTGGAACGCAAGAACCGCGACCTTCAGATGGAGAACGACCTGTTAAAAAAAATCAGAGAGTTAGAGATGAAAGATCGCTCTCTCTGACTCGACATCCCTACAAATACCAAGCGATCAAAGAACTGACTGAAGCCAAGCACTACCCCCTGCAAAAGCTCTGTCAGTGCCAGCGGCTTTCGCGCAGCGCGTATTATCGCTGGCTTAAAGGTCCTGTCAGCTTCAGTGAGAAGTACAATACCGAGCTCTCCGAGAAGATCAAGGCCATTCATGAGAACCATCCGGATATGGGTTACCGGCGAATCAGGGACGAACTGGAAAGGAATCACGGCATCGCAGTGAACGATAAGCGGGTACTCAGGATCTGTCGCGGAGAGCGTATTCAATCCACGATCAAGTGGAGGCCAAAGAGCTGCACCAGAAGCAGCCAAGACCCTGCACATATCGCCAAAAACTATCTCAACCGTGACTTTCACGCAGACGCACCGAACGAGAAATGGCTGACGGATGTCACTGAGTTCAAGTATTACGTCGGGGGGAACGCTCACAAAGTATATCTGAGTGCCATACTGGATCTCTATGATCGCAGGATCGTGGCATATAAAATCGGCGAGCATAATGACAATCCGCTGGTTATGAGCACGTTTGATG
This is a stretch of genomic DNA from Jonquetella anthropi DSM 22815. It encodes these proteins:
- a CDS encoding ABC transporter permease; amino-acid sequence: MFWRMIMQTLIRQKSKMLMIAFTVVLGVSLSTAMMDVMLGVGDKVNRELKVYGANITVRHKDAALMNDLYGLHEGLGVTDKFLYEEDVLKLKTIFWGFNIIDFAPLLTGRADVDGAGEVSVIGTWMEKHAQLNTGEEVNTGLRPLRNWWQISLKGDWIGEKDDGFVMLGSALAARLKADVGSTLTLVNNGVTKKVTVKGIFTDGGPADGRVFGTLKMVQELMNLPGKVSSIEVSALTTPDNDLARKASQDFKSLTPEEYETWYCTAYVSAICHQIQEVIRDGVARPVRQVAESEGTILNKTTLLMILITILSAIGSALAISNLITASVIERSQELGLLKALGAHNYQIVLLVLAEVMLTNLFGGVVGYGLGIGFAQIIGQTVFGSYIEIAQMVVVIVAVILFFVTLFGSIPAIRYLLNLKPTEVLHGK
- a CDS encoding ABC transporter permease, translated to MANRRQKMYLKMVTSSLIRRASRLIIAVLAIAIGATILSGLVTIYYDIPRQLGREFRSYGANLLILPKGDTKISRDDLVQLRSLIGSDRIVGMAPYRYQTVKINEHPYIIAGTDLPEAKKNSPFWYVEGSWGNADEPDKVMVGKEIAKTLNLSLGDTFTVLGVKYGKHAEASGQNLSAVENQERDEGDQNFSKKLSVCGIVTTGGAEEGFIFADVNMLDSLIGDSFHGDVVECSVVADGEQMEKLTGTLQAKMSDIQPRSVRRLTQSQDIVLGKLQALVLLVTVVVLIITMISVYTTMMAMVAERRREIALKKALGAENRLVMGELLGEGAFLGLIGSAFGVFLGFEFAQRVSLNVFGRAINFPWPIIPITIAVFIAITVLASILPVRRVMDIHPAIVLRGE
- a CDS encoding FMN-binding protein translates to MKKVWISIVALVVVLAVVFALKGGISGKTYRDGTYEGAYESSDGQRTSVTLTIKDNKIVDCKLDARDALGNVKDENYGKGGTAEDFRRAQLSVREMKKYPDMLLETQDIDKMDALSGATVTFKAMQIAVHEALKKAR
- a CDS encoding ABC transporter permease, which encodes MTAALGIFSIAKKNIRRRPWRSFCLTATVLLLSCFLFAGTALTVSLARGAQSMGDRLGADIMVVPAGFDPHIDDIILSGRPSSFYLPHDVMERLSAIEGIDRMTPQTFLATLRASCCSYPLQLVGIDYQTDFLIKPWLNETLRRDLKKGEAILGHRVSGEPGDTLHFFGVDLKIAGRLEQTGMGFDATVFMTRETIADLAKAAEKIFQHPLSKDGSLISTVMLKLRPGYDSVAVAQKINAQLNDSDIFALFSKKFVNSITSSLTLVSWMIRGAVGLIWLLAVFIIALLFSVTVNERKTELGVLRAIGASRGKLLRLVLAEAFLISFYGATTGAALGALIVALVSPAVTAALKLPFLLPSFGSLAVLLLGAVAASVLTGVFGATFSARQAAKTDIYETLRS
- a CDS encoding DUF4418 family protein, which translates into the protein MHKKLSLLLLVLGVILALASFVLFPICSKLMANGGHMKCWYSGIFVTVMGGVVVLSSLISLTGRLLPLWYIVSGAAALLCWLVPRGIVKVAGDGWACGLCGNPEMACHATAVKVDWIAGAIVLFCVIGLLTSFVRGNR
- a CDS encoding ABC transporter permease, with product MIRLTPLGIALKNIRRSPRRSLCLILTVLLLSFFMFAGSVAFFAMSDGMKSVSDRLGADLIVVPMDYTAKVENLLLTGAPSTFFLPKDAEEQLKRFSDVIEASTPQVFLATLSASCCASPLQLMGIDSKTDFLIKPWLVSSTSRELEDGQIIVGNNVNAETGGTLKFFNRPYTVAGKLAKTGMGFDDSVFMTRNTLCQAAVDASFLLNSPLAKDKSLVSAVMVRLKPGQDAADLAMDMNRALNRGGLYIMCSHSFINGMSVTLRGAAKFALWGGAILWLLAACVISLLFSVSLNERRSEMAMLRTVGASSSQLTCMILDEVLILCLEGAVLGLLLGAFAATLSAPRAAEALKLPFLLPQLSVLLLIAGATVLLSVLTGLLAAYRAARRVSKADIYSTLRGN
- a CDS encoding ABC transporter ATP-binding protein, with product MTPILNLKDLCKEYTRGGGKFFAVDHVSLTVEPGDYVNIIGRSGGGKSTLLNIAAGMLAASSGTVELNGVSLAGKKDAELSRIRNEQIGFIPQGASALPNLTVLENVLLPFCLYPRGGDGEGSARLLLERFGIENMADAYPSELSGGELRRALIARALVNHPQLLIADEPTSDLDVESTQGIMEEFSRLNAEGMTILIVSHDLDTLRYGKRVYSMSEGKLTEGNLFAPLSN
- a CDS encoding helix-turn-helix domain-containing protein yields the protein MRKARQTTQEERLEIVRYCLAKDNNYGATALKYNCSYQQVRNWVLRYESMGPAGLEDRRGRRIGTLPARTPEEKQRHRIAELERKNRDLQMENDLLKKIRELEMKDRSL
- a CDS encoding IS3 family transposase; this encodes MTEAKHYPLQKLCQCQRLSRSAYYRWLKGPVSFSEKYNTELSEKIKAIHENHPDMGYRRIRDELERNHGIAVNDKRVLRICRGERIQSTIKWRPKSCTRSSQDPAHIAKNYLNRDFHADAPNEKWLTDVTEFKYYVGGNAHKVYLSAILDLYDRRIVAYKIGEHNDNPLVMSTFDEAVEREPEAHPLFHSDRGFQYTSKQFSGRLKRNRMKQSMSRVAHCIDNGPMEGFWGILKREMYYRKRFTSKMDLVKTIESYIRYYNTERFQRKLNLMTPAEYHASFYTAA